TACAATTAACACAATGGCGTAAAGCAAACAAATGGCGGCTCGCGCAGATATTACAAATTCTACAAAAATGCATTTTGCTCTTAATAATTCCATGAGTGTGTCTCTAGGACATTGAATTTTTACATCCTTTGTGTTTCTTTTCATTGTCCAAATCTATTCTTTTTTGTACCGAAAACATTTGAGCGAAATTCTTTCCAGGTAACTGGGAATTTCGGAAAGCAGACTCTATCTTATATCAATTTCAATAGCTGAATAATACGAACACGTATACATCGACAGATCCAATCTTAACAAAGATGAAAAACGATTTGTTGgctttctttttcatttctatcaaaataattaaaaggttAAAGTCGAGAAATCGTCCGATTTCTCCCTTGAATATTACATTTCATGTGCATATGTactgtattttatataaaagtatACCAAATCATTAGGCGTGGTATCGTTTtttaaatggggggggggggggggcaaatatgatcaaaaaaatcttggcatgctaaaagaaaagaaataatggGAAAACTTCCCAAATCgcgaaaatcctaatccgggagGGAGGATACCGCACTGTACCTAAAACTTCGTTTCACAGTTAATTTCCTCCCTTTCACTTCATTTTCTCACATCCTCTTAgaaaagggagggggggggggggaagtcAATCATAAATGttatttcaaactttataaatgaaatgaaatttttttaaaactttgagatcaaataagaaaaaaataaactgttatacCACTGCACCCGTAGAGGTCGAACCCCTTAACCTTTATGAAGTAACTTAAATCTTCTTtagcgttagcgcgacggcgtgttgtacAAAGTTGTGtcagcgcgacggcgtgttgtatGTTAGCGCGAcagcgtgttgtgcaaagttgcgttatcgcgacggcgtgttgtgtgttagcgcgatggcGTATTGTGTTCCAGCACGACGGCGCGTTGTGAAAAGGTGCGTTAGAGCtaacgcaaatggccctatccggacaccatatCAATCAAAAGTTTGTAACGTATTCGCCAATGATTTACGCATAAAATCACATATGGAATGCATGTCAAGCTCTTTAGTTTTTTCccatatgcatatacatgtacagtttcgACCGGACTTAACGGAAAGTACACCCCAACTAAACACTGGGTTTACTTTCAGGGGTTTACTCTAGGTTTACTACAGTGGACTCAGAGTAAAAAAACCCGGAGTAAACtaagagtaaacccaaagtaaaccaaGAGAGGACACATAAAACCCCTGATCAGaagtatacatgtgtatttggaataaACAAGGGACAGGGATTACAGACAATAAGATAGTAAAATAAAAGACGGGTCTGCCTCATACTTCAGTGAGTACAGTGAACCTCATGGAAACAGCGTCCAAACATTGCTCGCCGTCTGGAAAAGTTGTTTCACGGACAAAATGCCATAAACTCTTGGACAGAATACAAAAACTTAATGTTAAAAACTCtctatttctttgttaaatcaTAACAAAATAGAAGAATGATGGATGATATCATCGATCATTCACACACCGTGGGCCGCTATATTTACAGCCAACAAATCCCTACATTGCACGTGATTTATAGTGAAATTTACGCGCACTTACTACCCAGATTAGAGCGAGCTTTTTGTAGTTCCAGTGAACGATATCATCAGAAAGCGTAAAGATTCAGATCTACATATGTACGGAAAAGTCCTGATACACGGTTAAACGTCACAGCTGGCAGTTATTGCAAATGTATCAATGCCGCATAAGCAGACAGGGTAACGgctcattaaaaataaaacacaatttcatacattatttaaggtatacgtttactcagaatgtaaataaattccacagatgataatgaaaaaccatctattgtgtgttaaagacctatttttcactttcaaaaaagtaggtcaatgacctactttttgagataatggccattgaatattttttgaaaattgaagaaaagtccctaaaaattttacactatgattgaaattttcttaattgtgaaatacaaattgctaaattcttttaaaaatgaaatacagtttatgaatggcagtgaaaCAGACACAaaacattaagttttcattcacaatttttaatgaatattccagtccgaatttcctctatcagttttcaaattcctacccttttttgattcaattttacaaagaattgaatgatgataataccaaaacatttatagcattaaactaggtacatgtatattgaccttactctgcaggcataaaagttatatgaggtcaattatcaaaattttgagatatagtgtcttttatcatttttaagcatttttcaatatttttgtgtgtGCCATTCGAATATCTAAACGAAAAGTGCGATAAAACCAGCAGAAagtatgcaaaattatgttgactaacgtACAAAAtcataactttgaatattacagtactaccaaaaatatttgaaaaacaaaatctgaaaatttcagtccgaatttcctctgttttgctaaagtCTGAATAAGTCTGGACTTTGTTTCAGCCTAATTCcaaaatatagtaaaaatatcaaatggtttgtcaataatatctttttcataaatacttttagtgtttagaacaaattttactcatgacatttaactttataacaatccgaatttgagaacacAAAACCTGAGTAAACAACTTCCTTAAatgtaataacaaaataattagcagctataTTGCTTAAGATATCTGATGAGATGTAAATTGGTTCTCAAACTGAAATCGACACATAGGTAAAGCATTGCCTGTAACACTGcatacctaacagagttatcgttccttatccgctagggtccccgtgagaaatactcttccggtcaggtcgatagcaatagaccgtggctatttatagccaccgtctaaaaagaCGTTTATGCAAAACGAGAaaccaattaaaaaaaccccaaaaacattgaaatacgAAACAGACCACCTTTAAACAAAATCAACACACTCGTTTGCAAAACCAACAGACACCGATGCAGAACCATCATCGGATACCTGTAAAATGTGAAACAATGAAGAAACGAAACAGAAAGAAACGAAACGGAATCTaccaaaacaaaccaaaatcaaaacgaaacgaaacgaactGAAACCAAAATCATTTTGCCTAAAGACTGTTGATATCTATTGATGAAGTTTGGTTATTCATTATTGCAgcattttttctaaaaaggtgataataaaacaaagtttcCTTGAATTATGATTTATGCATATGATGCATGATGAAAGAAATCTGTTTTACaatacacaatgtacatgttttattatgtttcTGTCGTACTGCACGCTTTAGTCCCACCTATTACAGTCCAATTTATAGGTAAATAAAACTGAAGTGTAAAACACATAAGTACACTTTCGCGTCCGAATTCCCCACGTGATTTACTGCAATTGTGAAAATAACATCCATGTTCGACAAGGCATAGACTTTCCGAAATACACAAGACAATTGTAAGGCGCGTGTACTGGCGTGTCATAACTTGAGGAAGGGCGCAAACCTTACACGGTTCATGCATTAACCTCGTCCTTTGGCCCTGTCCCGTGTCCTGTGAAAGTTGTGGCCCGGAGAAGAGTTATTTACACTACTGTgtatattttgtgaattttccCTGGAGCTCTACAGGATGTATAACGGCGGGGTAGTGTCATACCTTCTTTTAGGTAACTGTAAttctaaattgtatttttttccctGAAAGACTTAAATTTTGAACCGACTTTACAGTTAGTCACTAAATTACACAAAATTACCTTTTTTTAGTTGCATGCGTTTTTGTACTTATTTTTACTTtcattgaatttaattcatggttcaaaattaatttatctacgGGGAAACATAAATACAAATCTTAATTTCAAGCAgatatataaatagatatatgaattattttaatgatttgagATCATGCATTTCTTTATGTACTAATATTTCAAGTTGTAAtggattctctctctctctctctctctaaatatCATGAAAATTACATTAAAGACTAATTATTTTGCAGATTGTTACTTTATCTGCGATTGAGAcgtgtaatatttatttttgtcagaagaGAGGTTAATTGTTTTTGGCTTGTCAGAGCGCCACTGTAGGACACAACACACGAAACGTTATTGTCGTCTTATCGGAGAAAGTTGACAGAATGTCATCAATTTTGATACATAGAGATGTTGAATGGGGACTGTACCTTTTTTCTGCGTTTCGAGAATGTTGTAAGGTGACATTTTAATGGGCATTTTATCTCACGATAGATGCCTCCAATTTGCCTATGTACATGTGTCTTGAGATTGTCTCTCACATAAAACTTACAAGCATAAAACTTTGTCCACGTAAATCTTTGTAAAACGTTCTGTTCATCAGTATTATATTAGGTTAAAatgacatttcatttttatattttgcaaacaaaaaataataacatcaaactagatcgttctcgttgcgagcaacgagtgggtcttccgtccgatttttgagtCAATGAGATAAAATCCTTCACTTTTAAGACTAAATCGTAATCAGCgcaaaaaattaggaaaaaattCGGCACCCGAGGCTTGAACCCAGGTCGCCTAACGaatgagctactcggactctcgcttcaggactttgatgcTTTATATCTCGGGAACACATCAATCGATTTTAagacaaattacatattctgaatcagtgaaagAGTCTATCAACCcgttagaaaaatatataaaaagcaaaaagttgaaaaaatcgattttttatctttccttccggtgacgaccggaagtgacggcggacgttttTATGACCATGCTGCACTAGGTAAAATTGATGACTAtcttcactgaaaatttcagccctatatctttatttgttttctgGATCTCTAGCCgacaaaatttacttttaaaaatcgtaaacggacgataacttccgaccggaagtgattaTCAAAAGAATGAAAcggcggtacaaacttcagatgcCGACACATCAACCCttcaaatttgaagaaaatcgaatgagcaatttttgagaaattgcctgcacaaaatttgtaagacaaaaaaagaataaaaagaataataagaaaagtgaaaaagaaacaatagaataatagtagggtcttccgctgaagacggaagaccctaaaataAGTATGAACAATGAGAGTACCATAATAGACATTACTTTAAACTTGTTTATTATCCATTGCAGACAAGAGGACATTAAGGAGAAAACACTATGTTCAAACTATTAAGTGTTTAGTTCATGTTCCTTTGTGTTGTTGTCGAAAGAGGCGGGGCTACTCCAAATACGCATGTGTCGTATATAAAGGACACATTTATTTCCAGTTCTCACCTGCAAGTGTATATAAATATAGTCCGGAAAGCCATCAAAGTTCCAAAAATATATTGTTAGGATAATACGAACATCCCAGATGGAATTCTTATGCAAAGGCATCGTTCAAGATTATAACGGCTACCTAGCTTTACGTTTGGAAACAATATGACATTTTAGCaacaatgtttgtttatttattatatcgAAATGTCAAAAAAGATATATCATAGCAGCTAGCATGTTACACCCTTTTAAGATTCACGTAATTTCTTATTCTCATTTAGGAGCCTTTGTAGTGCTATTTTCCACTGCAGTATCTCAGAAAAATACAGCACCAGCTAAGAATGCAAACAGCGCCGCAAAACCAGCAGCTAATCCCTCAGTATCCAAAAAAGGTATAAATGTAATTTCTAGTAATTCAAGACCCACATATAATGCTAACATAGTTACTGAAGCAAACCGCGAAGGAGTCACTGACGTGCCGGAAGAGCGAGAGATAGGGGAGGATCCCACAACTTCGGTGGATGGTTTGACCCAAAGAACTGAATCAAATTACGGAAGTAAGACGGCGTGTCTCTAGCCCGCATGCTCGAGTCGTGTCCCCTATAGAAAGTGTGAGGTTGAATAGTATCCTCCATGGTTTATTAAATGTATGTTGATGTGTGTTGTATGTACATATATCCGCTATCCTATTTGCGATTTGGACATCATTGTGAGTTTTTTATCCCAAAGTTTTCAACCTTTGCATGGTGTGCTACCCACATATAAACTTTATCTCTCAGACTTCATTTGCAAgaacatgcatacatgtaatacctaTGTAAGATAAcacattcattaaaaaatgtatagGTCCTAAACACAAAGATATAAGGAAAAATATTTCCACatccaaatgtttaaaatactgATGTTTCTATAAGTGTTTCAAAATTAGAAACACTCACAATACATTGGACATTTTGAAGCAAAATGTGATTACTTACAGTTCATATAAACAAAAGTTACAAATTTTTTAGCTTGGAATATATGGATCAGTAGTCTTATTACTTATACTTACATATAATGCTAAATGTAGGAATAATATTATTACATAAGACATTGGAGTCCTTGTTTTGTAATtatcattgtatcattatgAAAGACACGTCATGAGTTGTAGACAACCTTTAAAACCACCAAGTATTTGTTTTCTGACTATATCATCATAGAGTTAGGGCTACATTATTTCAAGTATTCcacataaaaataattgatatctcataaaaatattaaaaaaataaatataatttaaaagaagATATAGAACAAATGCAGTTGAatagttgataaaaaaatttgacTGAAATTAATACCCGCTTAATTATACGTTCCATACTGTTGTGAAATTGTTTTAGTACTTAATGTTTCTCAAAGTTATTACCCAACATCCTTTTTATCAGCGGATCCTATTGAACAACGGGATGCTACAACGCCTATGCGCCAGTTGCCCTCAAGGCAACAAGCCCCAACAGCAGCTCCAGCACCGGTTGCTCCTGCCGCAGCAGTTGCCCCCAAAGCAATTAATCAAATGGCTAGACCTCCAGTAGTACCAAAAGCAACCAATCAAATGGCTAGACCTCCAGTAGTACCCAAAGCAACCAATCAAATGGCTAGACGTCCTATGGCACCCCGAACACCTCCTCGTAAACCTGCAAAATATATACCACGTGATCCCATTGTTCATGCTCGACCAATCACACCGGAACCAAAACAAGTACGGAGTGAACCAGTAGTTCACGCTCGACCGACGACACCGGAACCAAAAGAAGTGGATGCTGAGGGAACAACCTCCGGTTATTACTACGATTACTACAATAACTATAACAGCCAATATGATGGTAAGGTTATGTGGTGATGGTACAGGTACTTACAAGTTATACATTTCTTTAACCTTTGAGAAAATAACCATCATATCATTTTGATGCGAAAATTCtaactttttaattaacatttcagatatattttttaatcattctttTTATCAACTACTGTATTAATATaatcatttaacaaaaattttaatttgactGTTTGTTCACACTTATGTCTTCCTGTTTTATCTATTGAACATTTTATCATCAAGAATAAAGACATGATTATGATCAAACCAATGTTCTCGACTAACAAACAGGAAGAAATGGTAGTGGTATTAACCAAGGGGCTTCACCGAAGGAAAGCGCATGCCCAGTTTTCAGAGAGACCATAATGGAGCATCACGTCATTTTACGTCGAAATGGATGTGAAATGTACGTTCTGAAACCTTATTTTGATATACAGTAATAGCCAGTAGAGTAAAACTTAAATCCAATGAACAGATATTATCAAGTATAACATTCTCAACAAATatcataagttaaaaaaaacattttgtgtaAAGTATTGTATATTCGAGTAGAACTATTTATTGGTTTTatcctgtattttttttctttgagtaAAGTCAAAGTAGTCTTTCATAACAATTAAATATCTTAACATACGTGACATCAAATCCATAAAAATGACCCATGTCCGGTTAAGAAATTCAATAGTAGAATTCCATTATTTGattgtatatttgttttgctcacatcaacaaaaaaatgagGACAAATGCCCTGCAGCCCTAGTAAGTTCTAACCAGTCCACTGCCAAATCGAGGAAATCTATCTTAAAAATATATGGTTGATGTAGCCTTTTTatgctgttttttttatttcaatgatctacatgtatagtctGTCCAAAGATATTTATGCAACACATTTGgccgatttttaataaaaatacatatacctgtgaaagaagtgcaattgaaatcgatgaaagggaaatttTCCAAGATATCTCCATTgaaacattatcatttttcacacggaaaaattcacaaaaacgaaaacagatttcttacggagatttatgaTGGGGAATGTTtatatcttttctccattcggaagtcactcggaatacctcgcgcaatttttcaactttatcatccgggtctgctgcaatacaaaatcaccgaagacatcacattttttagcagtTGATAAGCTAAAGGGGGCATTTTTACGGAAAAAAAatcctggaaatttttcatactattgaatcctggggtatttataaatatcgagtaattcagaaaaatgtgaatcgagaatatcttgggacagtGAATAGTCTTAACTTGGAGATCGTAAGGTGATAACAGCCATTCTTCTGgggtatttttgaaaaatatttgtaaacacgTGAAAGTTTTTGAAGCAGTTCCATAACAATGaaaagggtaaaaaaaattacgttcTAATACTCTAagaatgacgtcataatgctcaAAGGGAGTAATATTTTGTActgactacatgtacatgtatgtatggaaTATGCATGGTCTCCATAAGCCAataattttcttacaatttaGGAGGAGGTAAGGTATTCATGGTTGCAAgtctgaataaatatttttcttagttttatttCAGCATAATAGATACAGAAACatgaaatttttatattctttttattctatATTAAAAGATGACTTCTTTGTCGATAAATTATGTTGAGATATTGAACGTATAATGGAAGAATGCCCTTTTGTAGCATTCTTCTTCTTTTTGAGAGAAAGAATCTTTGTCGGTAgattatgttatattttttgataaattatgttGAGATTTTGATCGTATAATTGAAGAATGCATTTTTGTagctttcttcttctttttgaaAGAGAATCGTCTACAAATGCATTCATTAAGAAAAAAGGCTGTGGTGGGTTTTTTAATCTTTCATCACGTTGTTTTATTCTCACACCatttttttcacctatttaaattatttaggcCGTCAAAATGTTGATTTGGTCAACTATCCTTTTCTCGTtgcattttgtatttacaattaatatacTAATTGCAATATCCTAAAAAGGATGTTAATACATATTCATTAACAAACTTAGCAGCTGCTATTGACAAGTTATAGAATATTACCAGTAAAGATTTATACGTCTGGTGCATGTGGACTGTGATTAAATAAAGGTGGGAGAAATTGTTTATCTACGTGTAATTATAATCGTACACCTGTTTAAGTGAGTTCCTTTTGAAGATGTCTGCTAATGTAataaacaagttgctgtcctttaaataaggactacaatacgtggaccgtTTGCATGTGTGAGAGCCTTTAGTTAAGATTATCAGGGATTCCACCCACTCTAGCCacctgcttttaaccactaaatttgtacgttgtattacgtatatcTTTTGCCCTTacttttatctcagaatttagaGGGtttatacttctaaaataattaagatCTATCTGttaatgaagtttgcatgtatagtatcaggctttcggcg
The nucleotide sequence above comes from Magallana gigas chromosome 2, xbMagGiga1.1, whole genome shotgun sequence. Encoded proteins:
- the LOC105329874 gene encoding translation initiation factor IF-2 isoform X1, encoding MYNGGVVSYLLLGAFVVLFSTAVSQKNTAPAKNANSAAKPAANPSVSKKADPIEQRDATTPMRQLPSRQQAPTAAPAPVAPAAAVAPKAINQMARPPVVPKATNQMARPPVVPKATNQMARRPMAPRTPPRKPAKYIPRDPIVHARPITPEPKQVRSEPVVHARPTTPEPKEVDAEGTTSGYYYDYYNNYNSQYDGRNGSGINQGASPKESACPVFRETIMEHHVILRRNGCEIVLSQDDAIRWFGRPTGPLVYSRKYL
- the LOC105329874 gene encoding translation initiation factor IF-2 isoform X2; its protein translation is MYNGGVVSYLLLGAFVVLFSTAVSQKNTAPAKNANSAAKPAANPSVSKKADPIEQRDATTPMRQLPSRQQAPTAAPAPVAPAAAVAPKAINQMARPPVVPKATNQMARPPVVPKATNQMARRPMAPRTPPRKPAKYIPRDPIVHARPITPEPKQVRSEPVVHARPTTPEPKEVDAEGTTSGYYYDYYNNYNSQYDAFYHRMMLYDGLADRQGR